In Gemmatimonadaceae bacterium, the following proteins share a genomic window:
- a CDS encoding ABC transporter permease, protein MTDSIRSIRIALRGLGRTPAFTAAALSILGLGIGTAVAVFTVFRAVLFQRIPVPNPDRVVVLSTYRDPTVEFGLVKSDLKVIKRQSRTLREVGGYAHWGTSQGPLVDGDRTLTLGRVVVSGGFFDVLGARPALGRMLKPEDDVVGAPPSLVISYQNWQQWFGGDPKIVGHHLYEPYSQLTYTIVGVAPPGLDFPNGAGYWLPWPSPDTGNTGFSTIAIARLAPGATPSAAASEVVSIIKRNPIPPWRTGNGINGANVKTFTQAMVGDIRPALIALSAAVILLLVIACVNVGGLLLLRANSRTRELAIRRALGATYADVTRQLLLESTLLAVGGGILGLLCAVALIQLLIAAAPSRLPRLDVIGLSGAPIFVTVGVTMLAVLLFGVVPSLLAARTDVASTLRLDSRSGRDSAARRRFRHVLVAGQTTLALVMLAGGALLARSLLRLESIDLGYTPEHLTQLSVSWPSKKYDSVSKYYPLGDDILNRWRAIPGIVALTPTLIPPLVGENVFLGRVDKEGQSPSEYASNGFYPELSGDKDYFRTFGTPILRGRAFTDADRENAPLVAVVSEMAAKRLWPGENPIGKRIHYLSDSTAWRTVVGVAGDAHIRALKTVVPLIYVPWRQMGFWQFGFAMRTRGDISSVLPAMRQAVAAVDPQLKLWYVHPTDELLDAPLSQPRMSALLMSVFGVAALLLAAIGLYGLMASIVRERTRELGIRMALGAEPERLRRDVLIHALRVSGIGALVGLVAAFGTSRLLSSILFEVSPADPVALAAACAALLVVVLVAAYAPASRATKIDPANALRAD, encoded by the coding sequence ATGACCGACTCCATCCGCTCGATTCGCATCGCGCTTCGTGGCCTCGGCCGTACACCGGCGTTCACGGCGGCGGCCCTCTCGATCCTCGGACTGGGAATCGGGACGGCGGTCGCCGTGTTCACCGTGTTCCGCGCCGTGCTGTTCCAGCGGATACCGGTTCCCAACCCCGACCGCGTGGTCGTGTTGTCGACCTACAGGGATCCAACCGTCGAGTTCGGGCTGGTCAAGAGCGATCTGAAGGTCATAAAGCGGCAGAGCCGGACGCTCCGCGAGGTCGGCGGTTATGCGCACTGGGGAACGTCGCAAGGCCCATTGGTCGACGGCGATCGCACGCTGACGCTGGGCCGGGTGGTCGTGTCGGGCGGTTTCTTCGATGTGCTCGGCGCGCGGCCCGCGCTCGGACGCATGCTCAAGCCCGAAGATGACGTCGTCGGAGCGCCGCCGTCGCTCGTGATCAGTTACCAGAACTGGCAACAGTGGTTCGGCGGCGATCCGAAGATCGTCGGCCACCACTTGTACGAGCCGTACTCGCAGCTCACGTACACGATCGTCGGCGTCGCGCCGCCGGGCCTCGATTTTCCGAACGGCGCGGGCTATTGGCTGCCATGGCCGTCGCCCGACACCGGCAACACCGGCTTCAGCACGATCGCGATCGCTCGTCTCGCGCCGGGCGCGACGCCTTCCGCGGCGGCGAGCGAGGTGGTCTCCATCATCAAGCGCAATCCGATACCACCGTGGCGCACCGGCAACGGGATCAACGGGGCCAACGTGAAGACATTCACGCAGGCGATGGTTGGCGACATCCGGCCCGCACTCATCGCGCTGAGCGCGGCCGTAATCCTGTTGCTCGTCATCGCCTGCGTGAATGTCGGCGGGTTGCTTCTGCTCCGCGCCAACTCGCGCACGCGCGAACTCGCGATCCGACGCGCGCTTGGCGCCACGTACGCGGACGTCACGCGGCAACTTCTCCTGGAGAGCACGTTGCTCGCGGTCGGCGGCGGCATACTCGGGTTGTTGTGCGCGGTGGCGCTGATTCAGCTATTGATCGCCGCCGCTCCATCGCGTCTGCCGCGACTCGACGTGATCGGACTGTCCGGCGCGCCGATTTTCGTCACGGTCGGAGTGACGATGCTCGCCGTGCTGTTGTTCGGCGTCGTTCCGTCGCTGCTCGCGGCACGCACCGACGTCGCGTCGACGCTGCGCCTCGATTCGCGCTCGGGGCGAGACTCCGCCGCGCGGCGTCGCTTCCGTCACGTGCTCGTCGCGGGCCAGACGACGCTCGCGCTGGTGATGCTCGCCGGCGGCGCGCTCCTCGCGCGCAGCCTCCTGCGCCTCGAGTCGATCGACCTCGGCTACACGCCGGAGCACCTCACCCAGCTCTCCGTCTCATGGCCGTCCAAGAAATACGACTCCGTGTCGAAGTACTATCCACTCGGCGACGACATTCTCAACCGTTGGCGAGCCATTCCCGGAATCGTTGCTCTGACGCCGACGCTCATCCCGCCGCTGGTCGGTGAAAACGTGTTCCTCGGTCGCGTCGACAAGGAGGGACAGTCGCCGAGTGAGTACGCGTCGAACGGGTTCTATCCGGAGCTGAGCGGAGACAAGGACTATTTCCGCACGTTCGGTACGCCGATTCTGCGCGGTCGAGCGTTCACCGACGCCGATCGCGAGAATGCACCGCTGGTTGCCGTCGTGAGCGAAATGGCGGCGAAGCGTCTGTGGCCCGGGGAGAATCCGATCGGCAAGCGCATTCACTATCTGTCGGACAGTACCGCGTGGCGGACGGTGGTCGGCGTCGCCGGTGATGCGCACATTCGGGCGCTGAAGACCGTCGTGCCGCTCATCTACGTCCCGTGGCGCCAGATGGGCTTCTGGCAGTTCGGTTTCGCGATGCGCACTCGCGGCGACATTTCGAGCGTCTTGCCGGCGATGCGACAAGCGGTCGCCGCCGTCGATCCGCAGTTGAAGCTGTGGTACGTCCATCCCACGGACGAGCTGCTCGACGCCCCGTTGTCGCAACCGCGAATGAGCGCGCTTCTCATGTCGGTGTTCGGCGTGGCGGCGCTGTTGCTCGCGGCGATCGGCCTCTACGGTTTGATGGCGTCGATCGTGCGCGAACGAACACGCGAGCTCGGGATTCGTATGGCGTTGGGCGCCGAGCCCGAACGACTTCGCCGCGACGTATTGATTCACGCGCTGCGCGTCTCCGGCATCGGAGCACTCGTCGGCCTCGTCGCGGCCTTCGGCACGTCGCGGCTGTTGTCCTCGATTTTGTTCGAGGTGAGCCCGGCCGATCCGGTCGCGCTCGCCGCCGCCTGCGCCGCGTTGCTCGTCGTCGTGTTGGTCGCCGCGTACGCGCCGGCGAGCCGCGCCACCAAGATCGATCCGGCGAACGCGCTCCGCGCGGACTAG
- the ettA gene encoding energy-dependent translational throttle protein EttA, with the protein MPPPTFIYVMKDLRKVVPPSREILRGIWLSFYDGAKIGVLGANGSGKSSLLRIMAGVDHDFQGEAWPREGTRIGYLPQEPELDASLDVKGNVELAVKAQRRLLKEFEEISMMFAEPMDDSAMEKLLARQARVQEQIDAHDLWNLDNKIEVAMDALRLPPADADVTTLSGGERRRVALCRVLLEEPDMLLLDEPTNHLDAESVAWLERYLHDFPGTVVAVTHDRYFLDNVAGWILELDRGYGIPYEGNYSSWLDQKRTRLAAEEKTESARQRTLQRELDWVRLAPRARQAKNKARVQKYEEMVAEETAEKIMQHEIVIPPPPRLGNDVVNAKDLRKAFGDKLLIDGLSFALPRGGIVGIIGPNGAGKTTLFKMIVDQEEPDSGSLKVGETVQIAYTDQNRTLNSDVSAWQEISGGQEQIMVGRKELNSRAYLSSFNFRGTDQQKKVGLLSGGERNRLHLAKTLMSGGNLLLLDEPTNDLDVDTLRALEDALVDFAGCAVVISHDRWFLDRVATHILAFEGNSEVVWHEGNYQSYVDDLHKRKGADADQPHRVAYKKLVRT; encoded by the coding sequence GTGCCTCCTCCGACGTTCATCTATGTCATGAAAGACCTGCGCAAGGTCGTCCCGCCATCGCGGGAGATCCTGCGCGGTATTTGGCTCTCTTTTTACGACGGCGCGAAAATCGGCGTGCTCGGCGCCAACGGATCTGGGAAATCGTCGCTGCTCCGCATCATGGCCGGCGTCGATCACGATTTTCAGGGCGAAGCCTGGCCGCGTGAAGGCACGCGCATCGGCTATCTGCCGCAGGAGCCGGAGCTCGACGCCTCGCTCGACGTCAAAGGCAACGTCGAGCTCGCCGTGAAGGCGCAGCGCCGGCTTCTCAAAGAGTTCGAGGAGATTTCGATGATGTTCGCCGAGCCGATGGACGACTCGGCGATGGAAAAACTCCTCGCGCGCCAGGCGCGCGTGCAGGAGCAGATCGACGCGCACGACCTGTGGAATCTCGACAACAAGATCGAGGTGGCCATGGACGCGCTGCGTCTGCCGCCGGCCGACGCCGACGTGACGACGCTGTCGGGTGGTGAGCGACGCCGCGTCGCACTCTGCCGCGTGCTGCTCGAGGAGCCGGACATGCTGCTCCTCGACGAGCCGACGAACCACCTCGACGCCGAGAGCGTCGCGTGGCTCGAGCGCTACCTGCACGACTTTCCGGGCACGGTCGTCGCCGTCACGCACGACCGCTACTTCCTCGACAACGTCGCCGGTTGGATCCTCGAGCTGGATCGGGGCTACGGCATTCCGTACGAGGGGAACTACTCGTCCTGGCTCGACCAGAAAAGGACGCGCCTCGCGGCGGAAGAGAAGACGGAGTCGGCCCGCCAGCGCACGCTCCAGCGCGAGCTCGACTGGGTGCGTCTCGCTCCCCGTGCGCGCCAAGCCAAGAACAAGGCCCGCGTGCAGAAGTACGAGGAGATGGTCGCGGAGGAGACGGCCGAAAAGATCATGCAGCACGAGATCGTGATCCCACCGCCGCCGCGGCTGGGCAACGACGTCGTGAATGCGAAAGACCTTCGCAAGGCGTTCGGCGACAAGCTGCTCATCGACGGACTTTCGTTCGCGCTGCCGCGCGGCGGGATCGTCGGCATCATCGGACCGAACGGCGCCGGCAAGACGACGCTATTCAAGATGATCGTCGATCAGGAAGAGCCGGATTCGGGCTCTCTCAAGGTCGGGGAGACGGTGCAGATCGCCTATACTGATCAGAATCGCACGCTGAATTCCGACGTGAGCGCGTGGCAGGAGATCTCCGGCGGCCAAGAGCAGATCATGGTCGGGCGCAAGGAGCTCAACAGCCGCGCCTATCTGTCGAGCTTCAACTTCAGGGGCACGGATCAGCAGAAGAAAGTCGGGCTGCTTTCGGGCGGCGAGCGCAACCGGCTGCACCTTGCGAAAACGCTCATGAGCGGCGGCAATCTGCTCCTGCTCGACGAGCCGACGAACGATCTCGACGTCGACACGCTGCGCGCGCTCGAGGATGCGCTCGTCGATTTCGCCGGATGCGCCGTGGTGATCTCGCACGACCGCTGGTTCCTCGACCGCGTCGCCACGCACATCCTCGCCTTCGAGGGGAACAGCGAGGTCGTGTGGCACGAAGGGAACTATCAGTCGTACGTCGACGATCTTCACAAACGAAAGGGCGCCGACGCCGACCAGCCGCATCGCGTCGCCTACAAGAAGCTCGTGCGCACCTGA
- a CDS encoding helix-turn-helix domain-containing GNAT family N-acetyltransferase, translating to MREIDQRADVVRHFNRFYTRRIGALGAAHLGSEFSLTEVRVLYELARGDRTTASGIASTLGIDRGYLSRTLRAFKRRGLITTRRDADDRRHTHLALTAAGRKAFAPLDQRARDEVVRMLAPLSDAHQQRVVRAMATIRGSLEPAKRPAPRATEEPFTLRSHRAGDMGWIVHRHGALYQAEYGYDERFEALVARVVADFIEHLDPSRERCWIAERSGEIAGSVFVVSKSKHVAKLRLLLVEPSARGLGIGRRLVDEVVQFARQAGYKKIVLWTQSELTAARRIYHAAGFRCVREESHRSFGTPAIAEVWELKL from the coding sequence ATGCGGGAAATCGATCAGCGCGCCGACGTCGTTCGGCATTTCAACCGCTTCTACACGCGCCGCATCGGCGCGCTCGGCGCCGCGCACCTTGGCAGCGAGTTCTCGCTCACCGAAGTGCGCGTTCTCTATGAGCTCGCGCGCGGTGACCGAACCACCGCGAGCGGGATCGCGTCGACACTGGGCATCGACCGCGGCTACTTGAGTCGTACCCTGCGGGCGTTCAAGCGGCGTGGGCTGATCACGACGCGGCGCGATGCGGACGACCGACGCCACACGCATCTCGCGCTTACGGCGGCGGGCCGCAAAGCCTTTGCGCCGCTCGATCAAAGAGCGCGCGATGAAGTCGTTCGCATGCTCGCGCCGTTGAGCGATGCGCATCAGCAACGCGTGGTCAGGGCGATGGCGACGATTCGCGGCTCGCTCGAGCCGGCCAAGCGGCCCGCCCCGCGAGCAACCGAGGAGCCTTTCACGCTTCGCTCCCACCGCGCCGGCGACATGGGCTGGATCGTGCACCGGCACGGCGCGCTGTACCAAGCGGAGTACGGCTACGACGAACGGTTCGAGGCGCTCGTCGCGCGAGTCGTCGCGGACTTCATCGAGCACCTCGATCCTTCACGCGAGCGGTGTTGGATCGCCGAGCGAAGCGGCGAGATCGCTGGTTCTGTGTTCGTGGTGTCGAAGTCGAAGCACGTCGCGAAACTGCGGCTTCTGCTCGTCGAGCCGTCGGCGCGCGGCCTCGGAATCGGCCGGCGCCTCGTCGACGAAGTCGTCCAGTTCGCGCGGCAGGCCGGCTACAAGAAGATCGTCCTCTGGACGCAGAGCGAGCTCACCGCCGCCAGGCGGATTTATCACGCCGCCGGCTTCCGTTGCGTGCGCGAGGAGTCGCATCGCTCCTTCGGCACGCCGGCGATCGCCGAAGTCTGGGAGCTCAAACTGTAG
- a CDS encoding cytochrome c biogenesis protein CcdA, translating to MVLQTLLPDLSGNPLRAIPFVFAGGVLTSLTPCIYPMIPITAAIVGGTSVAAPAGASKPTRSRPVALTLTYVFGLALVYSALGLFAGMTGTLFGTVSTNPWLYLAMANLLLVAALAMLDVIHVRFPAAIVERASNVGTTGRLSGAFAMGAMSGLVAAPCSAPVMAAVLTWVASTKSAVLGFVYLLVFSLGMCSLLVFVGVSSGTIARLPRAGVWMVWVKRFFAIVMVIAAEYYLVKMGQLLF from the coding sequence TTGGTCCTGCAGACGCTTCTTCCCGACCTTTCCGGCAACCCGCTCAGGGCGATCCCCTTCGTCTTCGCCGGCGGCGTGCTGACGAGCTTGACGCCGTGCATTTATCCGATGATCCCGATCACGGCCGCGATCGTCGGCGGGACGTCGGTCGCCGCGCCCGCGGGAGCGTCGAAGCCCACGCGATCGCGACCCGTCGCCCTCACGCTCACCTACGTATTCGGGCTCGCCCTGGTTTACTCGGCACTTGGGCTGTTTGCCGGAATGACCGGAACGCTTTTTGGCACGGTGAGTACGAATCCATGGCTCTACCTCGCGATGGCGAACCTGTTGCTTGTCGCGGCGTTGGCCATGTTGGACGTGATCCATGTTCGGTTCCCAGCGGCGATCGTCGAACGGGCGAGCAACGTGGGGACCACGGGACGATTGTCGGGCGCGTTCGCCATGGGCGCCATGTCGGGCCTCGTGGCGGCGCCCTGCTCCGCTCCGGTGATGGCGGCGGTTCTGACCTGGGTGGCGTCGACGAAAAGCGCCGTGCTCGGCTTCGTCTACCTGTTGGTGTTCTCGCTGGGAATGTGCAGTTTGCTGGTGTTCGTCGGCGTGTCGTCGGGTACGATCGCGCGGCTTCCGCGCGCGGGCGTGTGGATGGTGTGGGTCAAGCGCTTCTTCGCGATCGTGATGGTGATCGCCGCCGAGTACTACCTGGTGAAGATGGGACAGCTGCTCTTCTGA
- a CDS encoding TlpA disulfide reductase family protein produces MRISIRRTSMFAAATVALTIGASRVAFAQDLGIELGSIAPGAKLHTLDGKDTDLSAYIGKGPVLMEFWAVWCPNCKELEPTLLSVAKKYGNRVKFIGIAVSVNETPDRVKAFVEKHGMPGDQLFDTKGNATGAYDVPATSYVVVLDKSGKVVYTGLGGKQDLESALKKAM; encoded by the coding sequence ATGAGAATCTCGATCCGCCGTACATCCATGTTCGCCGCCGCCACGGTGGCGTTGACGATTGGCGCTTCGCGCGTCGCATTCGCGCAGGATCTCGGCATCGAGCTCGGGAGCATTGCCCCGGGCGCCAAGCTGCACACGCTCGACGGCAAGGACACCGACCTGTCGGCCTACATCGGCAAGGGTCCGGTGCTGATGGAGTTCTGGGCCGTGTGGTGCCCGAACTGCAAGGAGCTCGAGCCGACCTTGCTGTCGGTCGCGAAGAAATACGGCAACCGCGTGAAATTCATCGGCATCGCGGTGTCGGTGAACGAGACGCCGGACCGGGTGAAGGCGTTCGTCGAGAAGCACGGGATGCCCGGCGATCAGCTCTTCGACACGAAGGGCAACGCGACGGGCGCCTACGACGTCCCCGCGACATCGTACGTCGTCGTTCTCGACAAGAGCGGCAAGGTCGTCTACACGGGACTCGGCGGAAAACAGGATCTCGAGTCGGCGCTCAAGAAGGCGATGTAG
- a CDS encoding aminotransferase class I/II-fold pyridoxal phosphate-dependent enzyme, translating into MTDAATRSTDRPFERPPILDAIESDADSAVGRAFVEVIASYLAETRDRETRVSTRHTPGEIAARFDEPLPRDGRPIDAIVDRIRRDVIAESNHLWHPRYVGHQNSGPLPAAIWTESVTAALNQSIAVFEMSPVGTILEHRVISWMCELVGFPKGAGGTFTSGGTEATFTALLAARGASMPNAWSDGVGADPPTLLCGEHAHYAVTRAAAQLGLGMRNVRAISSRGYAMDPSALERALDELARDTRRVMAVVATAGSTATGSFDDIDTIASLCDARGIWLHVDAAHGGSALWSAKHKHRLSGIGRARSVAWDTHKMMLMPSQAGMLLVRDEGDLEAAFSQRAPYLFHEARGERAWDQGTRSFMCTRRADVLKVWVGLERYGAAGMEQLYDYFCSLARCVYDEISARPDFEALHEPEGNILCFRYVGDGSRSDAQLDDLNRRIRERFNASGEGWITATNLNGRRVLRVTMMNPRTTEDDVKAILDGLAACARSI; encoded by the coding sequence GTGACCGACGCCGCCACGCGCTCGACCGACCGCCCGTTCGAACGTCCGCCGATTCTCGATGCCATCGAATCCGACGCCGACTCCGCCGTGGGCCGCGCGTTCGTCGAAGTGATCGCGTCGTACCTCGCCGAGACGCGGGATCGTGAGACGCGCGTCTCGACCCGCCACACGCCGGGCGAAATCGCGGCGCGATTCGACGAGCCGCTCCCGCGCGACGGCCGCCCGATCGACGCGATCGTCGATCGCATCCGCCGCGACGTGATCGCCGAATCGAATCACCTGTGGCACCCGCGTTACGTCGGGCACCAGAACTCCGGACCGCTGCCGGCGGCCATCTGGACGGAATCGGTGACCGCGGCGCTCAACCAGTCGATCGCCGTGTTCGAGATGTCGCCCGTCGGAACGATCCTGGAGCATAGAGTCATCTCGTGGATGTGTGAGCTCGTTGGCTTTCCCAAAGGGGCGGGCGGCACGTTCACGAGCGGTGGAACCGAAGCGACGTTCACCGCGCTCCTCGCCGCTCGCGGCGCCTCGATGCCGAATGCCTGGTCCGACGGCGTGGGGGCCGATCCGCCGACGTTGCTCTGCGGGGAGCACGCGCACTACGCCGTCACCCGCGCCGCGGCGCAGCTCGGGCTCGGGATGCGGAACGTTCGCGCGATTTCGTCGCGCGGCTACGCGATGGACCCGTCGGCGCTCGAGCGCGCGCTCGACGAGCTCGCGCGCGACACCCGTCGTGTCATGGCCGTCGTCGCCACGGCCGGCTCGACGGCCACGGGTTCGTTCGACGACATAGACACGATCGCATCGCTCTGCGATGCCCGAGGCATCTGGCTGCACGTCGATGCCGCCCACGGCGGCTCCGCCCTCTGGTCCGCGAAGCACAAGCACAGGCTCAGCGGCATCGGGCGCGCCCGTTCGGTGGCCTGGGACACTCATAAAATGATGCTCATGCCGAGCCAGGCCGGGATGTTGCTCGTGCGCGACGAAGGAGACCTCGAGGCGGCGTTCTCGCAGCGCGCCCCCTATCTGTTCCACGAGGCTCGCGGCGAGCGGGCGTGGGATCAAGGCACGCGGAGCTTCATGTGCACCCGCCGGGCGGACGTGCTCAAGGTCTGGGTCGGCCTCGAGCGCTATGGCGCGGCCGGGATGGAGCAACTCTACGACTACTTCTGCTCGCTCGCTCGCTGTGTCTACGACGAGATCTCGGCGCGCCCGGATTTCGAGGCGCTGCACGAGCCCGAGGGCAATATCCTCTGTTTCCGCTACGTCGGCGACGGATCGCGCTCGGACGCGCAGCTCGACGATCTCAATCGCCGCATCCGCGAACGCTTCAACGCGTCGGGCGAAGGCTGGATCACCGCCACGAACCTGAACGGCCGCCGCGTCCTCCGCGTGACGATGATGAACCCGCGAACCACGGAGGATGACGTCAAAGCGATCCTCGACGGTCTCGCCGCCTGCGCGCGCAGCATCTAA
- a CDS encoding 2'-5' RNA ligase family protein → MKPGIIVMSELKGDVAARVLDVQRRFDPRMAAELPPHVTITGSSGVGPIFPDTTDDEVLAALTRVAAASVPFDVTLQAPTRFMQSPVVVMLIDPNGPIRALHERIKSSGLSHERPRYTFTPHVTLSFYPELSRDSLRELTRFRVNDPVRIDRIQAYRALDLTRTIKVVDLPLGAAA, encoded by the coding sequence GTGAAGCCCGGAATCATCGTGATGTCCGAGTTGAAGGGCGACGTGGCGGCTCGCGTGCTCGATGTGCAGCGACGGTTCGATCCGCGCATGGCCGCGGAGCTTCCGCCGCACGTCACGATCACCGGCTCCTCGGGCGTCGGCCCGATTTTTCCCGACACCACCGACGACGAAGTGCTCGCCGCGTTGACCCGTGTCGCCGCGGCGAGCGTGCCGTTCGACGTGACCCTCCAGGCTCCGACGCGGTTCATGCAAAGCCCGGTGGTCGTGATGCTGATCGATCCGAATGGTCCGATCCGCGCGCTGCACGAGCGGATCAAGTCGAGCGGATTGTCGCACGAGCGGCCTCGTTACACCTTCACCCCGCACGTGACGTTGAGCTTCTACCCCGAGTTGTCGCGCGACTCGTTGCGCGAGCTGACCCGCTTTCGCGTCAACGATCCGGTCAGGATCGACCGCATTCAGGCGTATCGAGCCCTCGACCTCACACGGACGATCAAAGTGGTCGACCTGCCCCTCGGAGCCGCCGCGTGA
- a CDS encoding phospholipase D-like domain-containing protein — translation MTSPAPARQTVVRRPSESPRIGEGGGPSFARGLWRIAAANVSSGNRVSLLRDGPATFDAMLALIESARSSISLESFIFRADDVGDRFARPLAAAADRGVAVRILLDWIGIRGTRRKFLRELRAAGLEVVLFNRPGFHRWLGLVPRDHRKLLVVDGAVGITGGVGIGREWTTGVDKIKRSRWRDTAVRIDGPAANDMQEAFDRMWRRAVGHERRGSHRFLHRPARGAHLDPDTDERALVGIIEGEPLRQRVSRALQIQAISARRSIWIATAYFTPSPSEVEALNGAASDGVDVRILLPGRNDHPWVSLLAKRYYRRLLTNGVRIWEWCGEMMHAKTSVVDGRWVRVGSTDFNPLGVTVNYELDAVIEDASLGEEAENMFLADLEGSREITL, via the coding sequence GTGACTAGTCCCGCCCCCGCCCGCCAAACCGTCGTCCGAAGGCCGTCCGAATCGCCGCGCATCGGCGAGGGGGGCGGGCCGTCGTTCGCGCGCGGACTCTGGCGCATCGCGGCGGCGAACGTGTCGAGCGGCAATCGCGTGTCGCTCCTCCGCGACGGACCGGCGACGTTCGACGCCATGCTGGCGCTCATCGAGAGCGCTCGCTCGTCGATTTCGCTCGAGAGCTTCATCTTCCGCGCCGACGACGTCGGCGACCGGTTCGCCCGGCCACTTGCCGCCGCGGCCGACCGCGGAGTCGCCGTTCGCATTCTCCTCGACTGGATCGGCATCCGCGGAACGCGGCGCAAGTTCCTCCGAGAGCTGCGCGCCGCCGGCCTCGAAGTGGTGCTGTTCAACCGACCGGGGTTCCACCGCTGGCTCGGACTCGTGCCGCGCGACCACCGCAAGCTGCTGGTCGTGGACGGCGCGGTCGGAATCACGGGCGGAGTCGGTATCGGCCGCGAGTGGACCACCGGCGTCGACAAGATCAAGCGCTCGCGCTGGCGCGACACCGCGGTGCGCATCGACGGCCCCGCCGCAAACGACATGCAGGAAGCGTTCGATCGGATGTGGCGCCGAGCCGTGGGGCACGAGCGCCGCGGGTCGCATCGATTCCTGCATCGGCCGGCGCGCGGCGCGCATCTCGACCCCGACACCGACGAACGCGCGCTCGTCGGCATCATCGAGGGCGAGCCGCTCAGGCAACGCGTGTCGCGTGCGCTCCAGATCCAAGCGATCTCCGCGCGCCGATCGATCTGGATCGCCACTGCTTACTTCACGCCCTCACCTTCCGAGGTCGAAGCGTTGAACGGCGCGGCAAGCGACGGCGTCGATGTCCGCATCCTCCTGCCAGGGCGTAACGATCATCCGTGGGTCTCGCTGCTCGCGAAGCGCTACTACCGGCGGCTACTCACGAACGGCGTCCGCATCTGGGAGTGGTGCGGCGAGATGATGCACGCCAAGACGAGCGTCGTCGACGGCCGCTGGGTGCGTGTCGGATCGACCGACTTCAACCCCCTCGGCGTCACCGTCAACTACGAGCTCGACGCGGTGATCGAAGACGCGTCGCTCGGCGAAGAAGCGGAGAACATGTTCCTGGCCGACCTCGAGGGATCGCGGGAGATCACCTTGTAG
- a CDS encoding enoyl-[acyl-carrier-protein] reductase has product MLEIDLTGRRALVAGVADDAGFGFAIAKALAQAGASVCVGTWPPALNIFLNLLERGKMDESRKLSSGSLLSFEKIYALDAVYDTYDEMPEDVRTNKRYKDVGDCSIGGVAARLVQDFGDHPLDIVVHSLANGPEVKKALIDVSRSGYLAAMSASAYSLISMVSRFGPIMRPGGSFVSLTYLASERVIPGYGGGMSSAKAALESDTRTLAFEAGRRFGCRVNTISAGPLASRAASAIGIIEKMVEYVSDNAPLPEKLTAQEVGQVAAFLSSPLASGITGSTVYVDKGYHAMGMAVPPDRDATHA; this is encoded by the coding sequence ATGCTCGAGATCGATCTCACAGGGCGGCGCGCGCTCGTGGCCGGAGTAGCTGACGACGCCGGCTTTGGATTCGCGATCGCAAAGGCGCTGGCCCAAGCCGGCGCCAGCGTCTGCGTCGGAACGTGGCCGCCGGCGCTGAACATTTTCCTGAATTTGCTCGAGCGGGGCAAGATGGATGAGTCGCGCAAGCTGTCGTCCGGGTCTCTTTTGTCGTTCGAGAAGATCTACGCCCTCGACGCGGTCTACGATACGTACGACGAAATGCCCGAAGACGTCCGGACGAACAAGCGCTACAAGGACGTCGGCGACTGCTCGATCGGCGGCGTGGCGGCGCGTCTCGTCCAGGATTTTGGCGACCACCCGCTCGACATCGTCGTGCACTCGCTGGCCAATGGCCCCGAGGTGAAGAAGGCGCTCATTGACGTGAGCCGCTCAGGCTATCTCGCGGCCATGAGCGCCAGCGCCTATTCGCTGATCTCGATGGTGAGCCGCTTCGGGCCGATCATGCGGCCGGGCGGCTCATTTGTGTCGCTGACGTATCTGGCCAGCGAACGAGTGATACCGGGTTACGGCGGCGGAATGTCGTCAGCCAAGGCCGCGCTGGAGAGCGACACGCGCACGCTCGCATTCGAGGCGGGCCGCCGGTTCGGGTGCCGCGTGAACACGATCTCCGCCGGCCCGCTCGCATCGCGCGCGGCCAGCGCGATCGGGATCATCGAGAAGATGGTCGAGTACGTCTCTGACAACGCCCCGCTGCCCGAAAAACTCACCGCGCAGGAAGTCGGCCAGGTGGCGGCTTTTCTCTCATCGCCGCTGGCGAGCGGCATCACGGGCAGCACCGTGTATGTGGACAAGGGCTATCACGCCATGGGCATGGCGGTGCCGCCCGATCGCGACGCGACGCACGCCTAG